The genomic window ggacacctcagaagaaggaaattcttgaaattgatactctgaatgccatattggctcagaataaaatattgactcagaaagtcaatatgatttctcagagtctgaatggaNNNNNNNNNNNNNNNNNNNNNNNNNNNNNNNNNNNNNNNNNNNNNtgaatcccagtgaggaagacctcctgggacgtccagtgatcaataaggagttttcctctgaggaaccaaaggaatctgagactcatctagagaccatagagattccattaaacctccttatgccattcaagAGCTCTGATGAGTTTTCCTcatctgaagagaatgaggatgttactgaagagcaagttgccaagttccttggtgcaatcatgaagctgaatgcaatTTATTTGGtggtgagacttggggagatgaacctcccctgttcaccaatgaactgaatgcattggatcaactgagattgcctcagaagaaacaggatcctggaaagttcctgataccttgtaccataggcaccatgacctttgagaaggctctatgtgacctgggatcaggaataaacctcatgccactctctgtaatggagaaactggaaatctttgagatacaagctgctaaaatctcattagagatggcaaacaattccagaaaataggcttatggacaagtagatgacatattagtaaaggttgaaggcctttacatccctgctgatttcatagtcctagatactgggaaggatgaggatgaatccatcatccttggaagacccttcctagccacagcaagagctgtgattgatgttgacagaggtgaactagtccttcaattgaatgaggaatcccttgtgtttaaaactcaaggtcatccttctgtaaacatggaaaagaggcacagtaagcttctctcaaaacagagtcaaccagaacccccacagtcaaactctaagtttggtgttgggaggccacaaccaaactctaagtttggtgttgaactcccatatccaaactctaagtttggtgttgaggagtctcaacaatgctctgaacatttgtgaggctccatgagagcccactgtcaagctattgacattaaaaaagcacttgttgggaggcaacccaatttttatttatctaatttcaatttatttttattgttatttcatgttttattaggttcatgatcatgtggagtcacaaaataaatagaaaaatcaaaaacagaatcaaaaacagcagaagaaaaatcacaccctggaggaggatctcactggcatttaaacgccagtaaggagcatctgtctggcgttcaacgccagaacagagcatgtttctggtgttgaatgccagaaacaagcagcatcctggcgttcagacgccagaaatgcacagtgaagaagagctggcgctgaatgccagaaacaagcatctggctggcgttcaacgccagaaatatgctgcatctgggcgttgaacgcccagaacaagcatcaattcggcgtttaaatccacccaaaatccacccttatggccgaaccctacccccctcccttccctatatatagccctccattcttcctcattttcacacaacacaaccctctcttctcttcttggccgaatacacctttccctcctctcctccatattttcttcttcttcttcatctattctttcttctcttgctcgaggacgagcaaaattctaagtttggtgtggtaaaagcataagctttttgtttttccattaccattgatggcacccaagaccggagaatcctctagaaaagggaaagggaagaaaaaagcttccacctccgagtcatgggagatggaaagattcatctccaaagctcatcaagaccacttctatgatgttgtggccaagaagaaggtgatccccgaggtccctttcaaactcaagagaaatgagtatccgaagatccaacatgagatccatagaagaggttgggaagttctaacaaaccccatccaacaagtcggaattctaatggttcaagagttctattctaatgcatggatcacaaggaaccatgatcaaagtaagaacccgaacccaaagaattatctcaccatggttcaggggaattacttagattttagtccagaaaatgtaaggttggcgttcaacttgccaatgatggaagagaacgcacgcccctacacaaggagagtcaactttgatcaaaggttggaccaagtcctcatggacatatatgtggaaggagctcaatggaagattgactcaaaaggcaaaccggttcaactgagaagactggaccttaagcctgtagctagaggatggttggagttcattcaacgctcaatcattcccactagcaatcggtctgaagttactatagatcgggccatcatgatccatagcatcataattggagaagaggtggaggttcatgagattataccttaagaactctacaaggtggctgacaagtcctccactatggcaaggttagctttccctcacctcatttgccatctatgcaatttggctgggattgacatagaaggagacattcccattgaggaagaaaagcccatcactaagaaaaggatggagcaaacaagagagcccattcatggagctcaagagacgcatgaagctcatcactatgagatcccggagatgtctcaaatgcattttcctccacaaaactattgggagcaaatcaacacctccctaggagaattaagttccaatatgggacaattaagggtggaacatcaagagcactccatcatccttcatgaaattagagaagatcaaaaagcaatgagggaggagcaacaaagacgaggaagagacatagaagagctcaaggacatcattggttcctcaagaaggaaacgccaccatcactgaggtggattcattccttgttcttaaattctctgtttttcgttttctttatgttaagtgcttatctaagtttgtgtcttattacatgatcattagtatttagtaactttgtcttaaggttatgaatgtcctatgaatccatcacctctcttaaataaaaaatgttttaattcaaaagaacaagaagtacatgagtttcgaatttatccttgaacttagtttaattatattgatgtggtgacaatgcttcttgttttctgaatgaatgcctgaacagtgcatatgtcttttgaagttgttgctcatgaatgttaaatatgttggctcttgaaagaatgatgacaaggagacatgttatttgataatatgaaaaatcataaaaatgattcttgaagcaagaaaaagcagcaaagaacaaagcttgcagaaaaaaaaagcgaaaaaaaaattataaatagaaagaaaaagcaagcagaaaaagccaaaagctcttaaaaccaaaaggctagagcaaaaagccaatagcccttaaaaccaaaaggcaagggtaataaaaaggatcccaaggctttgagcatcagtggataggagggcctaaaggaataaaatcctgatgctgttggattctgacctccctgcactcaaagtggattttctggagctacagaactcaaaatagcgcgcttttaattgcgttgaaaagtagacatccagggctttccagcaatatataatagtccatactttggccgagtttagacaacataaaagggcattgaacgccagttctacgctgctgtctggagttaaacgcgagaaacacgtcacaaaccagagttgaacgccagaaacacgttacaacctggcgttcaactccagaaagagcctctgcacgtgcaacattcaagctcagcccaagcacacaccaagtgggccccggaagtggatttatgcatcaattacttacttctgtaaaccctagtgactagtttagtataaataggactttttactattgtattaaacatcctggattgtatttttgatcctgtgatcacatttgggagctggcctctcggccatgcctggaccttcatcacttatgtattttcaacggtagagtttctacactccatagattaaagtgtggagctctgctgttcctcatgaattaatgcaaagtactactgtttttcttttcaattcaacttattccgcttctaagatattcattcgcatttcaacatgaatgtgatgaacgtgacaatcatcatcattcccccacgaacgcgtgcctgacaaccacttccgttccaccttagattggatgattatctcttggatcccttaatcagaatcttcgtggtataagctagatttatggcggcattcatgagaatccgaaaagtctaaaccttgtctgtggtattccaagtaggattcagggattgaatgactgtgacgaacttcaaacttgcgagtgctgggcgtagtgacagatgcaaaaggagggtgaatcctattccagtatgatcgagaacctcagatgattagccgtgctgtgacagagcatttggaccattttcacaagaggataggatgcagccattgacaacggtgatgcctccagatgattagccatgcagtgacagtgcatcggaccattttcacagagaggatgaaaagtagccattgacaatggtgatgtccttacataaagccagccatggaaaggagtaggactgattggatgaagacagcaggaaaacagaagttcagagggacgaaagcatctctatacctttatctgaaattctcaccaatgatatacataagtatttctatctttattctctgtctatttattatttattttcgaaaactccataatcaattattatccacctgaccgagatttacaaggtgaccatagcttgcttcataccaacaatctccgtgggatcgaaccttactcacgtaaggttttattacttggacgacccagtgcacttgctggttagttgtatcaaagttgtgaatgaaaaatgatttattaagacgtgcgtacagagtttttggtgccgttgcctgagatcacaatttcgtgcaccattgacTTAGTGGGAggaaaatataattctcatcaccattgataaggataactaggataggacttctaattttcataccgtgccaagagttttattagctattgatttattaattcctgcaatctatttttctcattcaaaccttttttaaaaacccaaaaatacttttttccataaccaataataaatcatacttccctgcaattccttgagatgacgacccgaggtttaaatacttcgattataaattttattgggtttgcttaagtgataaccaaaacttttgtacgaaaggattctctgttggtttagaaactatactaccaacgcggttatttttataaaatttctttactagcGAGAATCTGATCATTCAGTAAGCTTCAATGATAGTGGGAAAAAATTTAACTACATAGCGCTACCAAATAAATAATGTTACTATATAGCATTCCCAAAAAAAATTTCAGCCACACTGGGGGCACGTGACCCTACCCCCTTCTACCTGCATTCGTCCCTGCAGATTCATGGTTCTTGGTATCTGCATCAGGATGTGTTTCTATCTGTTTCACGCAATAAACACCAACTAAGGCACAAATTACAGGTCATTAAGCATAACACAAATAGATGGACATGTCTATTATACATAAAGCTGTTATAGTCCTGGCAGACATCAAAGGTTCACAATCACAAGTTATCACCTTATAACTAGCCACTAAACAAGTGGTGGTTACAGTTACACTGTAACATTACAACCCCAACTCACTAATAGCTATTCCAATTAAAGTTCGTTGAACCTAATCAGAAAAATCCGACCTCAACAAACTACTTACCATAGTCTTGTCGTGGTGCTAAACTCAAGTCAAATTGGCAAAATAGGAATCACATGAAACCTACTCTAATTTCAGGACACCTTCTAGCCGTGCATCATGCCCTTGTTAAAACATTTTTCCCACACCTAGACCTAGACAGGAATTCAAAACAACAAACAACCTCATGCCTGTTTCTTCTCACCGGCATTGTCACTGCTTCTATGTCCACCCATGCCTTTTGTTGGACGATGGCCTTCCCGCGGCATTCTATTCACGGCCACAAAAATAACACAGTCCATCAACATGGAATAGAATTGGGCTGTTACTTCATTATTCCGGTAGTCTTTTACAACCTGGTCTAAATTGTGTACGAGTTCCAAAATGCTATCAGTTGATTTAAGAAAACCCTTAATAAAAGCATTTATCCCTTCACATCTTGAAGTTGTCCTGTAACCCATACAGAAGGTGCCCCTCTGGTAGGTCGTTGCCTAGCTTTCTCTGGTTTCGTATGTGCTCTGAACCCAGCCATTATCAAGTAGGCCAAGTGACTCAACCGATGTCTTCCAATACTCCTCAAAGTTGTCGATTTCGAAATTTGCATACAGAGCTTTCTTAAAAACCTTGCGAAATTCCGTATCCTTCACCCTTTGGACGCAATTCTTCTCTAGGTGCCAACCGCACAGTCTATGTGTTGCGGTCGACATGACCTCCACAATTGCAGAACGTATTGCCTTGTCTCCATTTGTCACCACTACACAGGGCTTCTTTTGTCCCGTAACATCCAGCAGGTTCAACAACACCCACCGGTAAGTTCAAACCTCTTCATCCTCTAGTAGCGCAAAACCTAATATGGATGTCTGTTTCTGGCGATTTAAACCAGAGAAAACCACCAGTGGCTTCTTGTACTTGTTAGAACGATACGTGGAATCGAATGCCAAGACATCACCAAAGACTTGATAATCTGACATCATCTCACCATCCGCCCAAAATAGGCTACCCAAACGATTTCTGCGCTCCGTGTGTAGCATGCGACTGTCATCACGTCCGCATTCGCCTTGTCCTCCAAGTAACTGATAGTTGCTACTGCATCACTATCACATATTCGCGCAACACTTTTTCCATGCACATGATTATACAAATCCCATTTCGTAAATCGAAGCATGCCATACCCACCAGACTGCCCAGCCATGTAAGCCATTATTTTCGAAGTTGTGATCCCAAACTGCTTGAAACTATCCACCTGTGCCTTGTCACCATCACTCATCTTCTGGTGACTTGGAAGGAGATGTGTGAACATCGCCGGGGCAAGCTCGTGGTTGTGATCATGCATGATGGTTCTCACCTTCCACACGTTGTGTTGATATCGTAGTAAATATTCAACTTTGCCTTACAATCCATCCGGCTCTCAAGCTCCTCCTCCCTTACTCACTCAGGGTGGTCATAGTGCTTAGGATGTCTTGTCCCTTGTCGATGGCAGAAAAAGTCTCTTCTGACCAAAACTCTGTCAACCCGAGCTACATCTCCCTTCCGAACTCCCAAACCCCTAAATTTGGCAAACTCTTTGTATGCAGCATAAGCATCCTCCTCCATTGCAAACTCTCTTCCCAAGAAGTCATCCGCCAAGACTTGCCGGCTTGGCACGCCGCNNNNNNNNNNNNNNNNNNNNNNNNNNNNNNNNNNNNNNNNNNNNNNNNNNNNNNNNNNNNNNNNNNNNNNNNNNNNNNNNNNNNNNNNNNNNNNNNNNNNNNNNNNNNNNNNNNNNNNNNNNNNNNNNNNNNNNNNNNNNNNNNNNNNNNcctctttattattatattatatatattattcttatctatctatttatctatctatctattaatatataataagaatGTAGTAGATAATTAATTGGCTGACAAGTGGCGTATTTTATAGCAGACAAGTGTTAGTCTTCATTATATGACAagtggtaaaataataaaaatcaataaaataataaaaaagtaaagATATGTAGACAAAGTAAATGGGCGAcattttaattcaaattcaaatttgttTTATTACAGCTGTCCTCATGTATATGTTAGTTTGTTCATATTTGTTatacaaaaatttaaaacaagagaAGACACAGAGCTGTAATTCCTGGTAGGGGGAGTAGTTGGAcggtaaagaaagaaagaaagaaaacgacGATCACAGAGAAGAGGGTGGCGACAAAGAAAGAAAACGACGGTCAAAAAAGAAAACGACGATAAAGAAcgacaaagaaagaaaaaggcgGTCGACATCgcagagaagaagaaaacgaCAGTGCAGAAGGAAAGGGCGACAAAAGATGCAGAAAGGGGTGGCAACGACAACGACGGTCACAGAGAAGGAGGCTAGATCGAcagagaaaagaagaggaatgagGCTACGACAGTGATGGAGGCCACCGCtgtaactgataaaccactattttatggtttatcttgtgctaaattgagtggattttattaattattcgcacatttattcatacaaaatgcatggttttagaaatccttcctaattttgttccatgattgaaaacttgcttcctaagcctttaaattgtcaatttttaattctcctttattaccattcgatgccgtgatgtgttttgtgaagtgttttcaggtttacagggcatgaatagCTTGAAGGATGAAGAGAAAGCATCTTaaagtagaaggaacacaagaaactaaggacctGAGAAGCGAgcagcgacgcacacgcatggctgacgcgtgtgcgtgactTGGAGCATTTtacagtgatgcgtacgcgtgactgacgcgtacgcgtgaccagcgacgcgtacgcttgaccgacgcgtacgcatgacagagcATCACGTGCTGCACTATTCAGAACTCGCAGGGGATGATTTTGGGCTGATTTTAGACCCAGTTTCAAGCTcaaaaaacacagactagagggaGGGGTTAGCTGAGACTCAAGACACACATTCACtttcacttagttttagttttagttttgaatcttagagagaaaacacGACTTCTTCTTGGGTTCTTAGATTTTttagcttttgcttttggattggatattgagagagcTGCTATTACCTTCGATTGAAGTCTTCTTCATTATCGTTTGCCTTTCTAtcactctactcttttgttttccatttaatTGCCTGTGGTCATATTTGGATattgttaattttgaatttattaatgcaatgaactatttttatatttaattccatTACTCGTTTGATTTCTTTCAATTAATTATCAGCTCcaaatttgtttttattaatttaattttaattaccatgttttCTATCTACTCCCTTTCCATGTTTGTGAAAATGgaattcatgttaatggagtagagctcccaacttggctttggagttgattaataggaaacccttgagttggaatactcaagtattaatttgtaattagaaATTGCTGGTTAACTCaattttcactaactctaatccttcccggtgaagtgattaggacttgtgaattagaGTTAGTGTcacctacttgactttcctttattagttagaggaaaactaagtggaagcaataaccttttactattatacttgagaaaatcaacaaggatagaaactccaattaatTTTCTCCTAGCCAAGGCATTTTATTTAAATACACAACACTTCTTGTTATCATTCATCGCTTTAATTCctagccatttaattttctgttctcAAACTTCAAAAACTTCTCGGAAAATTCCTAACCAATAAATTGCaccttgtgtcaactctttgggaaatgacctgggaattctactccaagttatttaattttaattgtgacacaaattaaattgatagtggaaatttcgtcggttaagaTTGTACTCACAATGCAGtttagaaaatataatttttagaaattcttaaccggcatttttccacccgtcaatttttggcgccgttgccggggagttgcaacagtgtgataaattattggttggtgtaaatatttttatacttacataattgtattttttatttttatttttatttgtgtgtTTCTGTTTATTAGtagttttattattaaatttctttaatatattttattaccatgagctctatatttctttcattgaatgacgtgttCGTTATcgaatccgagcttagccgcatttgatcctgagattgaaaaggctatttcacgtataaggctatttcacgtataaggcgagctcggcgtcggttagcctctgagggtggtgaaggggtttctaccaattcaccagtcttatctgaggttGAGTCTGAAGCGTCATTCGAGGAAGAAGCTAATCCCTCTTCTACTGATTCTATTGACACTTCTTCTGTTGATTTAAGTGCAGGTACTATGGCGGAgcctagaaggattactctccaggaagcaggagctccggactttacactgcaaccatatCAAGTGCGTCATCCGAATTTGGCTGCGGattttgaactcaagaccgcttTGATCAATCTGcttcctaagtttcatggcttacctgctcaagagcctataaAGCACTTTAGAGATTTTCAAACAGCTTGCTCAACTACTAGGTGGCATGGTGCGGATGAGATTACCatttggttatatgccttcccattttctcttgaaggaaagacaagggagtggttctacactcaaccagaagctgttgttactaattgggatttgctcagaagggaattcctggacAAGTTCTTTCCAGCAGAGATTACAGATAGAATGCAGAAGGAAATTCCCTGCATCatccaaggtgaatcagagactctatACGAGTATTGGGAATGCTTCAGGAAATCTCCTTGACTCGTGTCCATatcacaagattgaccagttggtgttgattagctatttctaCCAAGGAATGAAGCCTCAAGGCAAGACCACCTTAGATGCGgtgagtaatggctctctgacaaAGTACAAGACGGtgacagaagcgtggcaactgatcaccgatctagctgaatCTACCCAAAATACAAGGCACAGGAACaatcatcccaaggctattgcggaagtttcctctagtagtgagactgcttCTCTCACCAAGACTCTaggagagatgaccaatatactcAAGCAGCTCCAGCTTAAttaacaacaacctcagcctcctccaCAGTAACCATGTCAATAGTTGGTCCCTCAGAGAGTGTGTGGAATATGCGCTTGCTATTctcactatactgatgaatgcccacaactccaagaagacaacaccttggcggctA from Arachis ipaensis cultivar K30076 chromosome B09, Araip1.1, whole genome shotgun sequence includes these protein-coding regions:
- the LOC107615797 gene encoding protein FAR1-RELATED SEQUENCE 5-like, which produces MSDYQVFGDVLAFDSTYRSNKYKKPLVVFSGLNRQKQTSILGFALLEDEEKPCVVVTNGDKAIRSAIVEVMSTATHRLCGWHLEKNCVQRVKDTEFRKVFKKALYANFEIDNFEEYWKTSVESLGLLDNGWVQSTYETRES